The DNA sequence CCTTGTGGTGCGTCGTAACCTTTCACTCCGTTCGCGGGGCGGGCCCCACACGGGACATTAGCCGTCGGCAGGCGTCGGCCGCACGGTTGATTCGGGCAGAATCCGGGGCGATTCGCCCGGCGTGAACGGCAACAGCAGAATCTGTTGAACCCCGCTGCTGCGAAAGCGGATCTGCAGCCGCAACGCCTTGGCGCTTTGGGCCTCGCCCGGGAAAAAGATGAAGCCGCTGGCCAGTGAACCGGCAGGGATTGCCTTGCCTTCCAGCACCTTTTCGCGAACATCGCCGGCAATCCGCGCCCGCTCTTCCCGGTCATCGGCCTTTGATGCCCCGCCGATGACGGCGCCGCCGGCTGCGCCCAGGACGCCCCCCGTTAGCGCCGCACTGCCGGCCCTATGACCGGATACGACCCCCAAGGCCAGACCAAGAATGGAACCGGCCGCGGCGCCGTACATGGCCCCTTTGCCGGCACCGCTGCCGATGGCCCCTCCGGCGGTCGCCGTATCGACACGACCTATCGCCTCCCCTTGGGTCAGGACCTTCCAGTAACGGTTGTTGCCATCGATGAGGAAGGTTTGCGCCGCCATGACCTCAACCCCCTGCCCGCTTTGGTTGTCCAGCACCAGTTG is a window from the Oryzomonas sagensis genome containing:
- a CDS encoding glycine zipper family protein, giving the protein MKKILSVMVIAAHLTGCVAYQSRSVPFLAPQDNATSLQVNGLRVGAEAFADPAKADDAFGFDVRSAGLLPIQLVLDNQSGQGVEVMAAQTFLIDGNNRYWKVLTQGEAIGRVDTATAGGAIGSGAGKGAMYGAAAGSILGLALGVVSGHRAGSAALTGGVLGAAGGAVIGGASKADDREERARIAGDVREKVLEGKAIPAGSLASGFIFFPGEAQSAKALRLQIRFRSSGVQQILLLPFTPGESPRILPESTVRPTPADG